A region of Paraburkholderia sp. BL23I1N1 DNA encodes the following proteins:
- a CDS encoding response regulator transcription factor, with amino-acid sequence MNGKSSSPDRATQILIVDDHPIIREGMTHLLNLQGNLHVCCAAGSAEEALAAMACQPDMAIVDISLQSDSGLDLVRTLRHRYPNLAILVLSMHDESLFAERALRAGANGYLMKLEATEHVVSAIREVLAGNIYLSAAMHEKLARALTAPRKKPDGPIASLSGREFEVLHLIGLGFSTREIAAKLNRSVKTIEAHQANIKEKLNIRNGKELMRFAIQWIENQ; translated from the coding sequence ATGAACGGGAAATCGTCTAGCCCAGACCGTGCGACTCAAATCCTGATCGTGGATGACCACCCCATCATCCGCGAGGGAATGACGCACCTGCTGAATCTGCAAGGGAATCTGCACGTCTGCTGTGCAGCCGGCAGTGCTGAGGAAGCTTTGGCGGCCATGGCCTGCCAGCCTGACATGGCCATTGTGGACATCAGTCTGCAATCGGACTCCGGCCTCGATCTTGTCAGGACCCTCCGCCACCGCTACCCAAATCTGGCAATCCTCGTCCTCAGCATGCATGATGAAAGCCTGTTTGCCGAACGCGCATTACGGGCCGGGGCAAACGGGTATCTGATGAAACTCGAGGCCACTGAGCATGTCGTGAGCGCCATCCGCGAAGTGCTGGCAGGCAATATTTATTTGAGCGCCGCCATGCACGAAAAGCTGGCGCGAGCCCTTACCGCTCCCCGAAAAAAGCCGGATGGCCCAATTGCGAGCCTTTCGGGACGGGAATTCGAGGTCCTGCATCTGATCGGGCTCGGCTTCAGCACCCGCGAAATCGCCGCGAAACTGAATCGGAGCGTGAAGACCATCGAGGCGCATCAGGCCAACATCAAGGAAAAGCTGAATATCCGTAACGGCAAGGAGCTGATGCGCTTCGCAATTCAATGGATCGAGAATCAATAG
- a CDS encoding CidA/LrgA family protein produces the protein MIRTFTVLLAYQCLGELIAYAGNLPIPGAVIGMILLLASLSLRPGLSSAIESDALAFLKFLPLLFVPAGVGIMVFAGHVAHDLLPIAASIVVCTALAIVVTALVGQTLCALWPPSAAPLAPPATPFAPLLHADEKTTPAVADIAKVDIP, from the coding sequence ATGATCAGGACGTTCACTGTGCTTCTCGCCTATCAGTGCCTGGGCGAGTTAATCGCATACGCAGGGAACCTGCCGATTCCTGGGGCGGTGATAGGGATGATCCTGTTGTTAGCCTCCCTGAGCCTCCGTCCGGGCCTTTCATCCGCTATTGAAAGCGACGCTCTGGCCTTCCTTAAGTTCTTGCCTCTTTTGTTCGTTCCAGCAGGCGTGGGCATCATGGTCTTTGCCGGCCACGTGGCTCATGACCTGCTCCCGATAGCCGCGTCCATTGTTGTGTGTACGGCACTGGCCATTGTCGTTACCGCGCTTGTCGGCCAGACGTTGTGCGCTTTATGGCCTCCGAGCGCCGCACCGCTTGCACCGCCTGCAACACCGTTTGCACCGCTGCTCCATGCCGACGAAAAGACAACGCCTGCCGTTGCCGATATTGCGAAGGTTGATATACCGTGA
- a CDS encoding LrgB family protein: protein MKDHLNIACAWAFLGTTPLLWLTLTFLAYAIAQVVHGSPRKNALANPVLIAIALLILALRESNTSYVTYMQSAQPIQFLLGPAIVALAIPMHRQLPKLRRLAPQLAGALVAGCATRIASAVLIPRLLGATGQILATIAPKSVTAGIAIRISEKIGGLPSLTAVLVIMTGITGAVIGSGLLRLIHVSRHDLGGFALGVASHGIGTACALQLSEEAGAFAGLGMGLNGILTSFVLPIIYPILSGFS, encoded by the coding sequence GTGAAGGATCATCTGAATATCGCGTGCGCGTGGGCATTTCTCGGTACAACACCGCTTCTTTGGCTGACCCTCACGTTCCTCGCGTACGCAATCGCGCAGGTCGTCCACGGTTCGCCAAGAAAAAATGCGCTCGCGAATCCCGTGTTGATTGCAATAGCGCTCTTGATACTTGCCTTGCGTGAATCGAACACATCGTATGTCACCTACATGCAAAGCGCCCAGCCCATTCAATTTTTGCTCGGACCGGCAATCGTGGCGCTCGCCATACCGATGCACCGGCAATTACCTAAATTGCGCCGGCTAGCCCCGCAGCTGGCTGGCGCACTTGTTGCGGGGTGTGCGACGCGTATCGCATCGGCCGTTTTGATCCCAAGGCTCCTGGGCGCCACGGGTCAAATACTGGCCACTATTGCGCCGAAGAGCGTGACGGCAGGCATTGCTATCCGTATTTCCGAGAAAATCGGTGGGTTGCCATCGCTGACCGCTGTCCTTGTGATCATGACCGGCATTACTGGCGCAGTGATTGGCAGCGGCCTTTTGAGGTTGATTCACGTGTCGAGACATGACCTGGGTGGCTTCGCACTCGGTGTTGCGTCTCATGGAATCGGCACTGCTTGCGCGTTGCAGTTGAGCGAAGAAGCCGGCGCATTTGCAGGCCTCGGGATGGGCCTGAACGGTATTCTGACGTCCTTTGTCCTGCCAATTATTTATCCCATCCTGAGCGGTTTTTCTTGA
- the pstS gene encoding phosphate ABC transporter substrate-binding protein PstS, which yields MNTRVHRTAVVLISAFIPGAARDLWPVFRWVAVTCLVASQALAAQAAGGITGAGSSFFDPLVQKWAASYYGKTGQQVSFHPIGSGNGIDQLKAAKVDFGASDMPLKPDELRAFGLIQFPVAAGGLVPVVNLDGIGAGQLHLTGALLADIYLGKITDWNDAAIKAVNPGLALPDLKIVVVHRGDRSGSTFNWTNYLCAASAQWREQVGSGLTVKWPVGISATSSQLAATYVKRIKGAIAYVELTYAGPAPFAYASVQNKSGAFVEPSAASFKAAVETVAWGREGDFYQLVTDPPGDHAWPIPGVVFILMRADSRDKAGTNAVLALFRWALTEGRGDAATENYGTPPPNLVGEIEAYWAQNLTNGHIIGVGAIGSPKSQTGMVHETSSLPTGF from the coding sequence ATGAACACCAGAGTCCATCGAACCGCTGTCGTTCTGATCTCCGCATTTATTCCTGGAGCGGCCCGCGACCTATGGCCGGTGTTTCGATGGGTCGCGGTTACGTGCCTCGTTGCGAGTCAAGCGCTGGCAGCGCAGGCGGCAGGAGGAATCACGGGCGCCGGTTCAAGCTTCTTCGATCCGCTGGTGCAGAAGTGGGCCGCCTCCTATTACGGCAAAACCGGCCAGCAGGTGAGTTTTCATCCCATTGGCTCGGGCAACGGCATCGATCAGCTGAAAGCGGCCAAGGTGGATTTTGGCGCCTCGGACATGCCGCTGAAACCAGACGAATTGCGCGCATTTGGACTTATCCAGTTTCCGGTGGCGGCGGGCGGCCTCGTGCCGGTGGTCAACCTCGATGGCATTGGCGCGGGACAGCTTCACTTGACGGGTGCGCTGCTGGCGGACATCTACCTGGGCAAGATCACCGATTGGAACGACGCGGCCATCAAGGCAGTCAATCCCGGCCTCGCGCTCCCTGATCTGAAAATCGTCGTGGTGCATCGCGGCGATCGCTCCGGGTCGACCTTCAACTGGACGAACTACCTGTGCGCGGCGAGTGCGCAATGGCGCGAGCAGGTGGGCAGCGGCCTGACGGTCAAATGGCCTGTGGGGATCAGCGCCACGAGCAGCCAGCTCGCCGCGACCTATGTCAAGCGGATCAAGGGCGCGATCGCCTATGTCGAACTGACCTACGCCGGGCCGGCGCCCTTCGCCTATGCGAGCGTTCAGAATAAAAGTGGCGCGTTTGTCGAGCCATCGGCCGCGAGTTTCAAGGCTGCGGTCGAAACAGTGGCGTGGGGCCGTGAAGGCGATTTCTACCAACTCGTCACCGATCCACCGGGCGACCACGCCTGGCCGATTCCTGGTGTCGTATTCATCCTGATGAGAGCCGACTCCAGGGACAAGGCTGGCACCAATGCTGTGCTAGCGCTCTTCCGGTGGGCCCTCACTGAGGGCCGGGGAGATGCGGCCACTGAAAATTACGGCACCCCGCCGCCGAACCTGGTCGGGGAGATAGAAGCGTATTGGGCCCAGAACCTGACCAACGGGCACATCATCGGCGTCGGCGCCATCGGCTCGCCGAAGAGCCAGACAGGCATGGTTCACGAAACCAGCTCGTTGCCGACCGGCTTCTAA
- a CDS encoding efflux RND transporter permease subunit, giving the protein MNISALFIRRPVATTLLAIAILISGALAYFRLPVAPLPNIAFPVIVVQANMAGASPDIMGTTVAEPLERRLATIADVEELTSISSVGSSLIVVEFGLKRDINGAARDVEAAIQAARADLPTTLRSNPSYRQYNPADAPIMVLSLTSDTFTKAQLYDSADSVIQQQLSQVRGVGQITLGGGALPSVRVELQPGKLSSYGIGLEDVRAAISAANADSAKGHLDEGDQRYVVTSNDQITHAAPYRDLVVAYRNGAPVQLRDVAQVRDSNENIRNAGLFNGKSAILVIVYPMPGSNVVSTVAQIRQVLPSIEATLPSSVHVGIAIDRSESVRSSVGDTERTLFIAVLLVVGVVFIFLQSPRATLIPAVALPLSIVGSFGPMYLLGYSIDNLSLMALTIGTGFVVDDAVVVLENIVRHMELGLSPKEAALKGSGEVGFTVISMSLSLIAVFLPIMLMPGVVGLLFHEFAVTLSVAILISLVISLTVTPAMCAYVLSRDNAGHSKARWAMWVEKQFDRFKNAYSRSLTAVLDHALLVILLLIGLLVANVFLFKLVPATFFPEQDTGILIGQIIADQSISFTAMQKKLTQLQEIVQKDPAVASVAGFTGGRALNTANVFVELKPLAERHATATEVVNRLRPKLNAVSGARLFMQAQQDLRIGGRQSAAEYQYTLTSDDSAALFKWTPLLVAALSKEHAQILDVNSDLQQNGLQTYIKINRSTAARYGFAPNQVDNVLYDAFGQRTVSTIYNPLNQYFVVMEVAPDYWQYPQALNQIYLSTASGNATGTAGTQMPGATVSGVTVATESTTTSSGTNALNSNAQANATTNSIANSKGGSSTGSADSTSAETMVPLAALASYSNSHTSTQVNHQSGLVAATISFNLPAGGSLSNAGVSINNTIREIGMPASIHGSFAGAAAAYSQSMGTVPLLILAALGVVYIVLGVLYESSIHPLTILSTLPSAGIGATLALLIFGTPFSVIALIGIILLIGIVKKNGIMMVDVAIQLQRSEGMPAKDAIHSAAVVRLRPIMMTTFAAVLGAVPLAIGIGQGASLRQPLGITVMGGLILSQVFTLYTTPVIYLYLDRLRFRLVRWSANLPWNRDAQQPGQPDTRA; this is encoded by the coding sequence TTGAACATCTCGGCGTTATTCATCCGGCGGCCCGTCGCGACCACGCTTCTGGCCATCGCGATCCTGATCTCCGGGGCGCTCGCCTATTTCCGGCTGCCGGTTGCGCCGTTGCCGAACATTGCCTTCCCGGTCATCGTGGTGCAGGCGAACATGGCGGGCGCGAGCCCGGACATCATGGGGACCACGGTGGCCGAGCCGCTCGAGCGGCGGCTCGCCACCATTGCCGACGTTGAAGAACTGACTTCGATCAGCTCCGTCGGCTCGTCGTTGATCGTGGTCGAGTTCGGCTTGAAGCGCGACATCAACGGCGCCGCGCGCGACGTCGAAGCGGCCATCCAGGCGGCGCGCGCCGACTTGCCGACTACGCTGCGCAGCAATCCGAGCTATCGCCAGTACAACCCGGCGGATGCACCGATCATGGTGCTCTCGCTGACGTCGGACACGTTCACCAAGGCCCAGCTCTACGATTCCGCGGATTCGGTGATCCAGCAGCAACTCTCGCAGGTCAGGGGCGTGGGTCAGATCACGCTTGGCGGCGGCGCGTTGCCCTCGGTACGCGTCGAGTTGCAACCGGGCAAACTGAGCAGCTACGGCATCGGCCTGGAAGACGTGCGCGCGGCGATCAGCGCAGCGAATGCCGACAGCGCGAAGGGCCATCTCGACGAGGGCGACCAGCGCTATGTTGTCACCTCCAACGACCAGATTACGCATGCCGCGCCGTACCGCGACCTGGTGGTCGCCTACCGCAACGGCGCGCCGGTCCAGTTGCGCGACGTGGCCCAGGTTAGGGATTCGAACGAGAATATCCGCAATGCCGGCCTCTTCAACGGCAAGTCCGCCATTCTCGTCATCGTGTATCCGATGCCCGGCAGCAATGTCGTGAGCACCGTCGCGCAGATTCGCCAGGTCCTGCCGTCAATCGAGGCGACGCTGCCGAGCAGTGTGCATGTGGGCATCGCGATCGACCGCTCGGAGTCGGTCAGATCGTCGGTGGGCGACACGGAGCGCACGCTGTTCATCGCCGTGCTGCTGGTGGTGGGCGTGGTGTTCATTTTTCTGCAATCGCCGCGCGCCACGCTGATACCGGCCGTCGCGCTGCCGCTGTCGATCGTGGGTAGCTTCGGGCCGATGTACCTGCTCGGCTACAGCATCGACAACCTCTCGCTGATGGCGCTCACCATCGGTACCGGCTTCGTGGTCGACGATGCGGTAGTGGTGCTGGAAAACATCGTGCGTCACATGGAGTTGGGGCTCAGTCCGAAAGAGGCCGCCTTGAAAGGCAGCGGCGAGGTGGGCTTCACGGTGATCTCGATGAGCCTCTCGCTGATCGCGGTGTTCCTCCCCATCATGCTGATGCCGGGTGTTGTCGGCCTGCTGTTCCATGAGTTCGCGGTCACGCTGTCCGTCGCCATCCTGATCTCGCTGGTGATTTCGCTGACGGTCACGCCGGCCATGTGCGCCTATGTGCTGAGCCGCGACAACGCCGGGCATTCGAAAGCCCGTTGGGCGATGTGGGTCGAAAAGCAGTTCGACCGCTTCAAGAATGCCTACTCGCGCTCGCTCACGGCCGTCCTGGACCATGCCCTGCTGGTCATCCTGCTGTTGATCGGTCTGCTGGTGGCCAACGTGTTCCTGTTCAAGCTGGTGCCGGCCACCTTCTTTCCGGAGCAGGACACGGGCATCCTGATTGGACAGATCATCGCCGACCAGAGCATCTCCTTTACCGCGATGCAAAAGAAGCTGACGCAATTGCAGGAGATCGTGCAGAAGGATCCGGCCGTGGCCTCGGTAGCCGGCTTTACCGGCGGCCGCGCGCTCAATACCGCGAACGTGTTCGTCGAACTCAAGCCGCTGGCGGAGCGCCATGCCACGGCCACCGAGGTCGTGAACCGCCTTCGGCCCAAACTCAATGCGGTCTCGGGCGCCCGGCTCTTTATGCAGGCGCAGCAGGATCTGCGAATCGGCGGACGGCAATCCGCCGCCGAGTACCAATACACGCTCACCAGCGACGATTCCGCCGCGCTGTTCAAGTGGACACCGCTACTCGTCGCCGCGCTCAGCAAGGAGCACGCGCAGATCCTCGACGTGAACTCGGACTTGCAGCAAAACGGTCTGCAGACCTACATCAAAATCAATCGCTCGACAGCGGCGCGCTACGGCTTTGCGCCCAACCAGGTCGACAACGTGCTGTATGACGCATTCGGCCAGCGGACGGTGTCGACCATCTACAACCCGCTCAACCAGTATTTCGTGGTGATGGAGGTGGCGCCGGATTACTGGCAATACCCGCAAGCGCTCAACCAGATTTACCTGAGTACGGCGTCGGGCAACGCTACCGGCACGGCGGGCACGCAGATGCCGGGTGCCACGGTGTCCGGCGTGACGGTGGCGACCGAAAGTACGACCACTTCGTCGGGCACGAACGCACTCAACTCGAACGCGCAAGCCAACGCGACCACCAACAGCATCGCCAATAGCAAGGGCGGCAGTTCGACCGGCAGTGCGGACAGCACGTCGGCTGAAACCATGGTGCCGCTGGCAGCGCTGGCTTCGTACTCGAACAGCCATACGTCGACGCAGGTGAACCACCAGAGCGGCCTCGTGGCCGCGACGATTTCGTTCAACCTGCCGGCGGGCGGTTCGTTGAGCAACGCGGGCGTGTCGATCAACAACACGATCCGCGAGATCGGCATGCCCGCCAGCATCCACGGATCGTTTGCCGGCGCGGCGGCGGCTTATTCGCAGTCCATGGGGACGGTGCCGCTGCTGATCCTGGCGGCGCTCGGCGTGGTGTATATCGTGCTCGGCGTGCTGTACGAAAGCTCGATCCACCCGCTGACCATCCTGTCGACGCTGCCGTCCGCGGGCATCGGCGCGACGCTGGCATTGCTGATTTTCGGCACACCGTTCTCGGTGATCGCGCTGATCGGCATCATCCTGCTGATCGGTATCGTCAAGAAGAACGGCATCATGATGGTCGACGTCGCGATCCAGTTGCAGCGCAGCGAAGGCATGCCGGCGAAGGACGCGATTCACTCCGCAGCCGTGGTCCGTCTGCGGCCGATCATGATGACCACATTCGCGGCCGTGCTCGGCGCGGTGCCGCTCGCCATCGGCATTGGCCAGGGCGCGTCGCTGCGTCAACCGCTCGGTATCACGGTGATGGGTGGTCTGATCCTGAGTCAGGTCTTTACCTTGTACACGACGCCGGTAATCTACCTCTACCTCGATCGCTTGCGTTTCAGGCTGGTCAGATGGTCCGCCAACCTGCCATGGAATCGCGACGCGCAGCAACCCGGACAACCGGATACGAGGGCATGA
- a CDS encoding DUF4148 domain-containing protein, which yields MKTLTLIPIAALALCTTLAYAGDDAATARTTTDSNAAMTSDAVGGTSVGSSGSGGFQGKTRAEVKQELQRAQQDGTLDRLNTLYAGQ from the coding sequence ATGAAAACTTTGACTTTGATCCCTATTGCCGCATTGGCGTTGTGCACAACGCTGGCCTATGCGGGCGACGACGCTGCCACAGCCCGTACGACAACCGACAGCAACGCAGCCATGACGTCGGACGCAGTCGGCGGCACGTCCGTGGGCAGCAGCGGTAGCGGTGGCTTCCAGGGCAAGACTCGCGCGGAGGTCAAACAGGAATTGCAGCGCGCCCAGCAGGACGGCACGCTGGATCGCCTGAACACGCTCTACGCCGGGCAGTGA
- a CDS encoding MASE1 domain-containing protein, which translates to MVIIRGNSRFRRFLLTGFVALAYYAGAKVGLAYAVVGGAVSLVWPSSGIALVALLALGFEVAPGIVIGSFLANVSVGVPLPVAAMISAGATVAVLTAAFLLNRAARFQITLDRISDVLAFIGLAAVVSTAVSALIGVTALFAGGLVPVAEYGAVFLKWWLGDMMGVLVVAPPLFSFLTHSNPVRSAKRTVEACGLTVATFGVSYLIFDAPQLAGHGYYPAALAIFPFVIWAALRFDHLGTSIATLMVSVVAVWGTTHGTGPFAAESPVDSLVRWCTFANVMAITGLLLVAARAQEQRVHRLLQVSHLELERRVQERTEDLEKTNSELKEEMAQRRLLEEELIQIGDQQQRLIGRELHDGLGQHLTSLGLYSAAMKQKLQTQGHPAAADAAIIVGLVKQASLMTRRIAHGLDPVAMEYGGLAAALHALAETARTLNSVDCVLRIAPDVDCQDPLMQINLYRAAQEAVNNALKYSHGHRIWIDLERADGMQTLSISDDGVGVGQEDMERASGLGLHNLRHRASLLGGSCTVIRNACGGTTVALHYPLPEGPDHEREIV; encoded by the coding sequence ATGGTCATCATTCGGGGCAACTCCAGGTTTAGGCGCTTCCTGCTCACCGGATTTGTGGCATTGGCGTACTACGCAGGTGCAAAAGTAGGACTTGCTTATGCAGTAGTGGGCGGCGCCGTGTCTCTGGTGTGGCCCTCCAGCGGCATCGCCCTGGTTGCGCTGCTCGCTCTGGGCTTCGAAGTTGCCCCCGGAATCGTTATTGGCTCCTTCCTGGCCAACGTGTCGGTGGGCGTGCCCTTGCCGGTAGCCGCGATGATTAGCGCCGGCGCTACCGTTGCCGTCTTGACGGCAGCATTCCTGCTGAACCGTGCGGCCCGATTCCAGATCACCCTCGACCGCATCAGTGACGTGCTGGCCTTCATCGGTCTCGCTGCGGTGGTGAGCACGGCAGTCAGTGCGCTGATCGGCGTGACCGCGTTATTCGCAGGGGGCCTCGTGCCGGTCGCCGAGTATGGCGCAGTCTTTCTGAAATGGTGGCTCGGCGACATGATGGGCGTGCTGGTCGTGGCCCCGCCCCTGTTCAGCTTCCTCACGCATTCGAACCCTGTCCGCTCCGCGAAACGGACCGTAGAGGCGTGCGGACTGACCGTTGCGACCTTCGGAGTGAGCTACCTCATCTTCGACGCCCCGCAACTTGCCGGCCACGGCTACTATCCTGCAGCCTTGGCGATCTTTCCGTTCGTTATCTGGGCTGCTCTGCGCTTCGATCACCTGGGCACCAGCATCGCGACCTTGATGGTTTCAGTCGTGGCAGTCTGGGGTACCACCCACGGCACGGGCCCGTTCGCCGCCGAATCTCCAGTGGATAGCCTCGTGAGGTGGTGCACCTTCGCGAACGTCATGGCGATAACCGGACTGCTGCTGGTGGCGGCACGTGCTCAGGAACAGCGCGTTCATAGACTGCTGCAGGTATCGCACCTCGAATTGGAACGGCGCGTCCAGGAGCGAACCGAAGACCTGGAGAAAACGAACAGTGAACTAAAGGAAGAGATGGCGCAGCGCCGTCTGCTGGAAGAAGAACTGATCCAGATCGGTGATCAGCAACAGAGACTGATCGGCCGGGAACTGCATGACGGACTCGGGCAGCACCTGACCAGCCTGGGTCTGTACAGCGCCGCCATGAAACAGAAACTGCAGACACAGGGCCATCCAGCCGCCGCCGACGCCGCTATCATCGTCGGATTGGTGAAGCAGGCATCCTTGATGACCCGCAGGATTGCCCATGGCCTGGATCCGGTCGCCATGGAATACGGTGGCCTTGCGGCCGCACTGCATGCGCTGGCAGAGACGGCTCGCACGCTCAATAGCGTGGATTGCGTGCTGCGGATCGCGCCAGATGTGGACTGCCAGGATCCGCTGATGCAAATCAACCTCTACCGTGCGGCACAGGAAGCAGTCAACAACGCGCTGAAATATAGCCACGGCCACCGCATCTGGATCGATCTGGAGCGGGCAGACGGTATGCAGACGCTTTCAATCAGTGACGACGGAGTGGGCGTTGGCCAGGAAGACATGGAGCGTGCCTCGGGACTGGGACTTCACAACCTGCGTCACCGGGCAAGCCTTCTGGGCGGCTCTTGCACCGTGATCCGCAACGCCTGCGGTGGGACCACGGTCGCCCTCCACTATCCACTACCGGAGGGGCCGGACCATGAACGGGAAATCGTCTAG
- a CDS encoding efflux transporter outer membrane subunit, with protein MTMKLSRNRFGTLRPLAVTTLATLALLAGGCTVGPDYHRPQVNVAATYSELPGWTQAEPAADKPKGEWWTAFNDPLIDQLEPLVSVSNQTVRADYANYQEALAEVRVAHAGLFPTIGVTGSATKARSGSGNAARVVNSGSLEGTVSWAPDLWGQVRRTIEENAATAQSSEATLANATLSEQVALATAIIELRTSDANIDLLQRTVVAYQHFLDVVSDQDQAGTIPPSDVITARTQLETAQSNLIALGVARAQNAHAIAVLVGKNPEDLSITHSTTMPTLPGVPVGVPSTLLERRPDIAVAERKMAAQNAAIGVAVSAYYPDISISGLAGLTQSPLSGLFNVANYVWSLGGSATETLFDGGLRSADVDVAKAAYDAAVANYRGTVLTAFQNVEDDLSGLRILAEQSVVLDTAVKDATRGAEIAFNEYQAGTVDYTTVATAQATQLSTQQTALNVQETRLLDTASLFGDLGGGWSADQLHDPRHPERQVAPTQTGDVAAGGAEAKVR; from the coding sequence ATGACGATGAAACTTTCCCGTAACCGCTTTGGGACGCTTCGGCCGCTGGCTGTCACGACGCTGGCGACGCTGGCCCTGCTGGCCGGCGGCTGTACGGTCGGCCCGGACTACCACCGGCCGCAAGTCAACGTGGCCGCCACCTACTCGGAGTTGCCGGGCTGGACGCAAGCCGAGCCCGCGGCGGATAAACCGAAAGGCGAATGGTGGACGGCATTCAACGATCCGCTGATCGACCAGCTCGAACCGCTGGTGTCGGTGTCGAACCAGACCGTGCGGGCGGACTACGCGAACTATCAGGAGGCGCTGGCAGAAGTGCGGGTGGCGCATGCCGGCCTGTTTCCGACCATCGGCGTAACCGGTTCGGCGACCAAGGCGCGTTCCGGGAGCGGCAATGCCGCGCGCGTGGTCAACTCGGGTTCACTGGAAGGCACAGTCAGCTGGGCGCCTGACCTGTGGGGCCAGGTGCGGCGCACGATCGAAGAAAACGCCGCGACGGCGCAATCGAGCGAAGCGACGCTCGCCAATGCGACGCTCTCCGAGCAGGTGGCGCTCGCCACGGCGATCATCGAACTGCGCACCAGCGACGCCAATATCGACCTGCTGCAGAGGACGGTCGTGGCCTACCAGCACTTTCTGGATGTCGTGTCCGACCAGGACCAGGCGGGCACCATCCCGCCGTCCGACGTGATCACGGCCCGTACCCAGCTCGAGACGGCGCAGTCCAACCTGATCGCGCTCGGCGTGGCGCGCGCTCAAAACGCGCACGCGATCGCCGTGTTGGTGGGCAAGAATCCGGAAGATCTGTCGATTACGCACAGCACCACGATGCCGACGCTGCCGGGCGTGCCCGTCGGCGTGCCGTCGACGCTGCTCGAACGCCGGCCCGACATCGCCGTCGCCGAGCGCAAGATGGCTGCACAAAACGCGGCGATCGGCGTGGCGGTGTCGGCGTATTACCCGGACATTTCCATCTCCGGGCTGGCCGGCCTCACGCAGTCGCCGTTGTCCGGTCTGTTCAACGTGGCCAACTACGTCTGGTCGCTGGGCGGCAGCGCCACTGAAACGCTGTTCGACGGCGGCTTGCGCAGCGCCGACGTCGACGTGGCGAAGGCGGCCTACGATGCGGCCGTCGCCAACTACCGGGGCACGGTGTTGACGGCGTTCCAGAACGTTGAAGACGACTTGAGCGGGTTGCGAATCCTGGCCGAGCAATCAGTTGTCCTCGATACGGCTGTAAAAGACGCAACCCGTGGCGCCGAGATCGCGTTCAACGAGTATCAAGCCGGTACGGTGGACTACACGACGGTGGCGACCGCGCAGGCTACGCAGTTGAGCACTCAGCAGACCGCACTGAATGTTCAGGAGACGCGCCTGCTGGATACGGCGTCGCTATTCGGCGATCTGGGCGGCGGCTGGTCGGCAGACCAGCTGCATGATCCGCGGCATCCGGAGAGGCAGGTGGCGCCTACGCAGACGGGGGACGTGGCGGCGGGGGGTGCTGAGGCGAAGGTGCGGTGA